In Wenyingzhuangia fucanilytica, the following are encoded in one genomic region:
- a CDS encoding nucleoside-diphosphate kinase, with translation MGNNRTFTMIKPDAFAKGNTGAIIQKITNSGFKIVALKLTKLSPERAAEFYAIHKDKSFYNNLIEFMISGPIIAAVLEKKNAVDDFRALIGATNPEDAAEGTIRNLYATNVTNNAIHGSDSDENAAIEIAFHFKEEEIVTY, from the coding sequence ATGGGAAACAACAGAACTTTTACAATGATTAAGCCCGATGCATTTGCAAAAGGAAATACAGGGGCTATTATTCAGAAAATAACCAACTCTGGATTTAAAATTGTAGCCTTAAAATTAACCAAACTTAGCCCCGAAAGAGCAGCTGAGTTTTATGCAATTCATAAAGACAAAAGTTTTTATAACAACCTTATTGAATTTATGATTAGCGGTCCTATCATTGCAGCTGTTTTAGAAAAGAAAAATGCTGTAGATGATTTTAGAGCTTTAATTGGAGCTACAAACCCTGAAGATGCTGCTGAAGGTACTATAAGAAACTTATATGCTACCAATGTAACCAACAACGCCATTCATGGTTCTGATAGCGATGAAAATGCTGCTATTGAAATTGCTTTTCACTTTAAAGAAGAGGAGATTGTAACTTACTAG